The genomic region CGCCCGCCGCCTGATCCACGACCCACGCACGACGACGCCCCTCCCGCCCGACCATGAGGGTCCGTGCGGGAGGGGCGTCGTCGTGATCCGGCGTGGGATCAGTGCATGCCGACGGCCTCGGTCGATGCGCCCTCGCGGAAGCGCTCGAGCGGCACGCGCACCATCGACCAGGAGATGATCGCAGCGCAGGCCACGCCGATCGCCGCGGCCAGGAACACCACGTGGTACCCGTCGACCTGCTGCTGCAGCGGGTTCGCGACCCCGTCGGTGACCGACGCGGTGACGGCGGACGCGAACAGGGCGGTGAAGACGGCCGTGCCGATGGATCCGCCGATCTGCTGCGTGCCCGTGAGCGCCGCGCCCGCGACGCCGGCATCCCGCGGCTCGATGCCGGAGAGCGCGACGTTCTGCATGGGCACGAACACGCACGCGAGCCCGATGCCGAGGAGGATCTGGCCGGGCAGCACCTGCACGACGTACGCGCCGTCGACCGTGACCCGGCTGAACCACAGGAGCCCGGCGGCCGCGATGAGCGGGCCGACGGTCATGAGCACGCGCGGGCCGACCCGGGGCAGGAGCCGCGCGACCTGCGGCGCCGTCAGCATGATCGACGCGGCCATCGGCAGCGACGCGAGGCCCGAGATCAACGGCGACATGCCGAGCACGATCTGGAAGTGCAGCGTGAGGTAGAGGAGACCGCCCAGGAGCGCCGCGCCCACCATCACCGAGGTGAGGTACGCGCCGCCGCGGGTGCGGTCGGCCACGACGCGGAGCGGCAGCAGCGGGTTGCGCGCCCGCGACTCCCACCAGACGAAGGCGACCATGATGCCGACGCCGAGCGCGAGGAAGCCGATGGTGTCGGGCTCGCCCCAGCCGTTCTCCGCGCGGGAGAAGCCGTAGACGATCGAGGCGAGGCCGAGCGTGACGAGGAGCGCGCCGGGCACGTCGTAGCTGCGGTCGCCGTCGGCCCGGCTCTCCTTGACGAGCGGGATGCCGGCGACGATCGCGACGATCGCGATGGGCACGTTGACGAGCAGGCACCAGTGCCAGCTGAGGTACTCGGTGAGCACGCCGCCGAGCAGCAGGCCGACGGCCGCGCCGGATCCCGCGATGGTGCCGTAGACCGCGAACGCCTTGACGCGGTCGGGGCCGGACGGGAACGTGACCGAGAGCAGCGCGAGCGCGGCGGGCGCGAGGAGCGCCGCGAAGACGCCCTGCAGGCCGCGGGCGAGGAGGAGCATCTCGCTCGAGACGGCGACGCCGCCGAGCGCGGAGGCGGCCGCGAAGCCGACCATGCCGAGGAGGAAGGAGCGCTTGCGGCCCCAGTAGTCGGCGATGCGGCCGCCGAGCAGGAGGAGAGAGCCGAAGGCGAGCGCGTAGACGGTGACGACCCAGGTGCGGTCGGCGTCGGTCATGCCGAGGTCGCGCTGGGCGGCCGGCAGGGCGATGTTCACGATGGTGCCGTCGAGCACGACCATCAGCTGGGCGAGGGCGACGACGGCGAGGAGGATCCACTTGTTGCGAGCGGACGGCGCGGCGGGGGCGGCGGGCGCGGCCGGGCCGACGGGTGCGGTGCCGGCGGCGGATGCGGCGGCGGGAGTCGAGGGCGGTGCGTTCTCAGGGGTGCGTGCGTGCGAGATCTGGTGCTCCTGGATGGTCGTGCGGCGCCCGGGCGGGCGAGGACGGTCCAATCTAGGGCCGCGCCGTGCGCAGAGTCAAACGAACCGGTTCGTTTGACATACGCTGTTCACATGGCAGAGACGACGGGGTCCGCCCGATCCACCGACGAGAAGCAGGACGACGTCCGGCACCGCATCCTCCTCGCCGCGCGCGAGGAGTTCGCCGCCCACGGGCTGGCGGGCGCGCGCGTCGACCGCATCGCCCGCTCGGGACGCGCGAGCAAGGAGCGGCTGTACGCGCACTTCACCGACAAGGAGTCGCTGTTCCACGCGGTGCTGAAGCTCAACGGCATCGAGTTCTTCTCCGCCGTGACGCTGGATCCCGCCGACCTCCCCGGCTTCGTCGGCCAGCTCTTCGACCACGCGTACGAGCACCCGCAGCACCGCCGCATGCTCGCGTGGGCCCGGCTCGACGGCCTGGAGCTCGACGTGCCGCACAGCGCGACGTCGCCGTCGGCCAAGGTGCAGGCGGTCCGCCGCGGGCAGGAGGAGGGGCACATCGACCCGTCGTGGGATCCGCAGCGCCTCCTCACGATGCTGTTCGCGCTCGCGCAGGCGTGGGTGCAGTCGCCGTACCCGGCGATGCACCAGGACTCGCCCCGGGCGCGCGCCGCGGACCGGGCGGCCGTCGTGGAGGCGGCCCGGAGGATCATCGCGCCGGCCGGGCGCTGACGCCGCCGCTCCCCTGTGCATCCGTCCCGGCATCCTGCGGATTCCCCGGATGAGGGAGACGGCGCCCGGGACCCGCCCGTAGCGTTGACCCATGTCCGACACCCTGACCCGCGAGTACGAGGCGGGCTCCAGCCACGCGCATCCGCTCCGGCGGTTCCTGCGTCGCTGCCGGGCCTGGATCGAGCTGCACCCGAAGGCCCGCTGGCTGTACCGGATCCTCGTGGGGATGCTCGGCGTCGGCATCGTCCTCGTCGGCGTCGTGCTCATCCCGCTGCCCGGCCCCGGCTGGCTCATCGTCTTCCTCGGGATCGCCGTGCTCGGCACCGAGTTCCCCGCCGCCCACCGCGTGAACGTGTTCCTCAAGCGCCAGCTGCGCCGCTTCTGGGACGCCTGGCGCCGCTGGCGCGCCTCCCGAGCCGAGCGCCGCGCGGCCCGCACCACCCGTTGACCGCGGGACGACGAGAGCGGCCGCCCCTCGGGACGGCCGCTCTCGTCATGTCACCGGGCGCGGATCAGCTCGCGGCGAGCGCCGGGTAGTCGGTGTACCCCTCGGCGCCGGGGCCGTAGAACGTGGCCGGGTTCGGCTCGTTCGTGGGCGCGCCGGACTCCCAGCGCTCGACGAGGTCGGGGTTCGCGATGACCATGCGGCCCACGGCCACGACGTCGGCCGTGCCCTCGTCGACGAGCTGGACGGCCTCGTCGTACTCGGTCTGCACGCCGAAGCCGCTGTTGATCATGAGCGGGCCGCCGAACGTCTTCCGGAGGCCCTGCACGAGCTCGCCCGCGGGCTCCGCGTGCAGGATGCTCACGTACGCGAGGCCGAGCGGCGCGATGCCGGACAGCAGCGCCTCGTAGGTGGCGCGCGTCTCGTCGGCGTCCTCCTCGAGCACGTCCTGGATGTTGTGCGACGGCGAGATGCGGATGCCGACGCGCTCGGCGCCGATCTCGCGGGAGACCGCGTGCGCCACGTCGATGCCGAGCTTCGCGCGGTTCTCGGGCGATCCGCCGTAGGCGTCGGTGCGCACGTTCGAGACGGGCGAGAGGAACTCGTGCAGCAGGTAGCCGTTGGCCGAGTGGATCTCGACGCCGTCGAACCCGGCGTCGACCGCGTTGCGCGCCGCGACCGTCAGCTCGTCGACGATGAGCGGGACCTCGTCGGTCTCGGGCTCGCTCGGCACGGGGTACGGCTTCTTGCCGGTGGGCACGTGCACCTCGCCCTGGATCGCGATGGCGCTCGGCGCGAGCAGCGGCAGGCCGCCCGTGATGTCCTCGTGCGAGACGCGGCCGCCGTGCATGAGCTGCATGACGATGCGGCCGTCGGCCTCGTGCACGGCGTCGGTGACGCGGCGCCAGCCGGCGATCTGCTCGTCCGTCACGATGCCGGGCTGGCCCGGGTACGCCTTGCTGCGCTCGCTGGTGAACACGCCCTCGGTGACGATGAGGCCGGTGGACGCGCGCTGGCGGTAGTGCTCGACGATCAGGTCGCCGGGGACGCCGTGCTCGTCGGCGCGCATGCGGGTCAGGGGCGCCATGGCGACGCGGTTGGGGAGCTCAAGGGCGCCGAGGGCGACGGGGGAGAACAGCTTCACGTGGTGGATCCTTCGTCTCGCGGGTGGCCAGCGCGCACCGCGACGGATCGCGTCGGGAGGGCGGCGGGGCCAGCGGCCCCAGCGGACCGCCCTGGCACGAACCCGGCCGACCGGAGGGCCATTCCTCGGGGCGCGCTTCTCCCAGGCGCTCGTCAGGCTGCCCGCCCGCCGGGCGCGCCGCGATCCGCTCAGTACGACGCGGGAGCCTCGGTGCGGCGCGCGAGCACGACGTCGTCGGCGGCCAGGTCGTGCCAGCCGCGGAGCAGGTGCCGCGGGTCCCAGCCGACGGACGCGTACGGCAGCCAGATGGTGAACAGCCAGCCGAGGGCGAACGCGTTCTGCACCACGCCGCGCAGGAGCGCCCGGCCGAAGCCGAGCATGCCGGGCTCCGAGAAGCGCTGGACGCGGATCCCGACCATGGCCTTGCCCGGCGTCGAACCCTTCCAGCCGAGCCACCAGGTGGCGATGAGGAGGTACGCGAGCAGGCTGATGAAGAGGCCCAGCACGGCACCGCCGAAGTAGGTGTCCATGACATCCTCGGCCGCCTGGCCGAACAGCTGCTGGTCGTAGATGCACTGCCGGGCGATGCCCTGCAGCGGGACGATGAAGGCGCCCGCGGAGACCCCGCCGACGAGGCCGAAGACCACTTGGTCGAGGATCCGCCCGGCCGCGCGCCGCCCCACGCCGGCGAGCCGCCAGCCCGGGTCGATGTGCTCCGGGAGGGGGCGCATCGCGTGCGGGACGAGGACCATGCCGGAGCCCGGCGGCGGGACCGCGCCCGGGTGCATGGCCGGGTAGGGACCGACGGGGTACGGGCCGCCGGGGTACGCGGCGCCGGGGAAGGACCCGGCCGGGTACGCGGGTTCCGGATGCCCGTCGTCGGTCGCGGGGGACGCGGGCCCGTACGCCGTCGCGTCCTGCGGATCCGCCGCCCCGCCCTGCTCCCGCGGCCGCCCCTGCCCTGCGTCCGGCCGCCCGTCGTCGTGCGCGTCGCTCATCGCGTCTCCCCTGCTCGTCGCGCCCCGCGGCGCGGATCCAGAGTATCCAGCAGGTGGGGAAACGGCAGCGAGGAGGGCCCGGCACCCTCGCGGATGCCGGGCCCTCCCGGTCGTGCTGGTCGTGCAGATGACGCTCGCGTCAGCCCTGGATCTCCCCGCGGGAGACGGCCTCGGCGTACTTGCGGAGGTCCGGTCCCGGCTCGAAGTCGATGAACCGGTCCTTCAGCTGCTCGAACAGGCGCTGGTACACGGTCTCCCAGTCCTCGCCCTCGAGCTCCTTCGCCGCGGTGAGCACGGCCTCCTGGAGCACGCGGTCGCTGTCCGTGAGGATCTTGTCGCGCGCCTCCTGGTTCCAGACGATCTCGGAGGTGTCCATGATCAGGCCTGGACGTCCCCGCGCCAGGCGCCGTCCTCGGAGCCGCGCTTCTCGATGAACTCCTTGAAGTTCTTGAGGTCGGCCTTGATGACGTGGTCGTCGACGCCGATCGCGGCGCCGACCTTCTCGACGAGGCCCTTGGCCTCCCAGTCCAGCTGGACGGTGACGCGGGTCTCGGTGTCGCTGAGCTTGTGGAACGTGACGACACCGGCGTGGTCCTCGTCGCCCCCCGTGGAGTTCCAGGCGACGCGCTCGTCGGGGTGCTGCTCGGTGATGTTGGCCTCGAAGGTGCGCTCGATGCCGCCGATCTTGACCTTCCACTCGGTGAGCGTGTCGGTGACCTGCGTGATCGACTCCACGTAGCTGAGGAAGTTCGGGAACGACTCGAACTGGGTCCACTGGTTGTAGGCGGTGCTGACGGGGACGTTGACGTCGACGGTCTCGATTACTCGGGGCATTGCTTCTCCTCGTTCGGATTCGGTGCGTGGGGTCGGATATTCGTGCGATCCGGGAGCCCGGGCGCCGATGTGGACACCGGCGCGGGCACGTCTCCGACGCTACGCCCGGGCCCCGCCGGGTATCCGGCACCCGAGGAATGCACAGGGAACGGTCAACCTCGGGTCACGCCTCGACGGCGCGGGAGGGGCCGAGCATCCGGTGGACGAAGGCGCGCGACCAGGACGCGTAGACCCGGGAGGCCTGCGCGGCGTCCGGTTCGCCCAGGTCCATGACGCTCTCGCCGGGGAACGGGACGGCGTCAACCTCGGGGCGGGACGCGACGATCTCGGCCGTGATCCGGTTGAGCAGCCGCGCGTGCCGGGCGGCGATCGCGCGCCAGGCCACGGGGATCCCGACGCTCTCGTTCAGCGGCGGGACCTCGGGGATGAGCACGCGCGCGCCCTCCGGCAGCCCCCGCGTCAGGTCCTCGATGGCCGCGCACAGCAGCCTCCGCCACACGCGCTGCGGCGTGAGGCGGATGCTGTCGCCCACGCCCACCATCAGGAGCACCACGTCGATGCCCTCGAGGAGCGCCCGGTCGCGGACCGTGCCCGAGGCGGTGTGGATCGTGAGGTCGGAGAAGGGGCGCGTGGCCCACTCCACGCCGCGGCCCGTGCGACGGGCCAGCTGGCGGGAGAAGTGGCCGGCCATGCCGAGCTCGTGCGAGAGGACGCCCATGCCGACGGCCGTCGCCTCCCCGATGACGAGCACGCGCTGCGGGAAGTCGCCCGGCACGACGCCGGACGCCGCGTCGCGCGGGAAGACCATGCCCTGGAGGCCGGTGCGCAGGGCCACGTACTGCACGAAGATCGCCGGCCGGGCCACGGCCTGCGCGAACCGCCTGACGCGTCCCGTCATGCGTCGCACCCCCCGGACATCGACGCGCTCAGCGGGGTCAGACGCCGCGGTTGCGGAGGAAGGGCATGGGCGAGGTGGCGACGCCGCCCTGCCGGATCTCGAAGTGGAGGTGGCAGCCGGTGCTGTACCCCGCATTGCCGACCGCGCCGATCTGCTGGCCCGCCTGCACGCTCTGGCCGGTGCGGACCATCACGCCGGAGGAGTACAGGTGCCCGTAGACGCTCGTGACGCCGCCGCCGTGGTTCAGCGTGATCGCGTTGCCGAAGCCGCTCGACGCCCCGGCGAACTGCACGGTGCCGGACGCGGTCGCGTAGATCGGGGTGCCGCAGCCGGCGCCGAAGTCGTCGCCCGCGTGCAGGCGCCAGACCTTCGCGATGGGGTGGAGGCGCATTCCGTAGGACTGGTACGAGCCGTAGCTGCGGATGGGCATGGTCCAGCCGGATGCGGACGGCTGGCCGCCCGACGACGGCGGGCGCGGCGCGTTGGCCGGCGGACGCGCCGCGGCGTTCGCGGCGGCGGCAGCGGCTGCGGCCGCCGCGCGGGCGTCGGCCTGGCGGCGGGCCTCGGCGGCCGCGGCCTCCTGGCGCTTCCGCTCGCCGATCGCGAAGCCCTCCTCGACGGAGATGCGGGAGTCGCGGAGCGTGGTGAGCTGCGCCTGGAGCTCCGAGCTCCGGGCCTCCTGCTCGGCGAGGGCCTGATCCGCGCGGGCCTGCGCCGCGGACGCCTCCTGCAGCTTGGCCTCGGCGTCGGCGGCCAGTGCGGCGAGCGCCTCCTTCGCGACGGAGGCCTGCTTGCCGAGCGACGCGGCCGTGCGGGCCGAGGTGACGGCGGCGGTGAACGCGGTGTCCTGGCGGTCGGCGAGCTTGGTCGCGGTGCCCATGCGGGCGAGGAGGGCGTCGGCGTCCTCGCCGCCGCTCGTGAAGAGGCGGAGCGAGACGTCGCCGCCGCCTCCGCTGCGGGCGAGCTGGGCGACGAGCTGGCCGACCTGGCGCTTCGCCTCGTCGGCGTCGGCCTGGGCCCGGGCGGCCTTGGACTCGAGGGCCTCGAGCTCACCGGTCGCCTCGTCGAGCGCGTCCACCGCGGCGGCGTGCTCGTCGGCGCGCTGGAGCGCGAGGGCGGTGGCGGCCTCGACCTCGGCGGAGAGGCCGGAGATGAGGGAGGTGATGCGCGTGACCTGGTCGGCGGTGGCCTGCTCGCTCGAGCGCGCGGCCTGCACCTCCGACCAGGTGGGGTACTCCTCCGCGGCCTGCGCGGACGGCACGCCGAGGCCGAGCAGGAGGCCGGATGCGGCGAGCACGGCGGCCAGTCGGACGCGCGGCGCGGTCGCGTTCCGCGGGCGCCGGACGGCGGGGCGGGAGGTGCGTGCGGAGCGGGAGATGGCGGGCCTCGTCGAGGTCGGTGGAGAGCGGACCTTTCGACGGTAACCGAAATACGCGCGGACAACACCATTCCCTTCTATTTCCGCAGATGAGGAGATCCGCTGGACGATGATGGACCGGCACCAAGCCGACCGTAGGATCGGGCGACAGGACGACCGGCGTCCGGTCGGGAGCGCGCATGACGGCCATCGAGGCGCCCGGAGGTCGGGCGCAGGCGCGCGGAGCCGGGATCGTCACCGCCGTCGTCGGGTTCGCCGGCACGTCGGCCGTCGTGCTCACCGGCCTCACCGCGGTGGGGGCGTCCCCGTCCCAGGCCGCATCCGGGCTGCTCGCGCTCTGCGTCACGCAGGGCCTCGGCACCGTGCTCCTCGCGCACCGCTTCCGCCGGCCGATCACGCTTGCCTGGTCGACGCCCGGGGCGGCGCTGCTCATCGGATCGGGTGCCGTCGAGGGCGGCTGGGCCGCGGCGGTCGGCGCCTTCCTCGTGTGCGGGATCCTCGTGCTCGCGACCGCGCTCTGGCCGCTGCTCGGCCGGCTCGTGCGCCTCATCCCCGCGAGCGTGGCCGCGGCGATGCTCGCGGGCGTGCTCCTCCCCCTCTGCGTCGCGACCGTGACGGGCGCGGTCGCCACGCCGCTCGTCGTGCTGCCCGTGGTCCTCGCGTGGCTCGCCGCCGCCCGCTTCGCCCCGCGCTGGGCGGCCCCGACCGCGCTGGCCGCCGCGCTCGCGGTGGTCGGGTTCACGCTCGCGGTCGCGGGGCCGGCACCCGGATCGTCGCTCGACCTCGCGCACCTCGTGCCGCGCATCGAGCTGACGGCGCCCGTCTTCACCGTCGCGGCGGCCGTGGCGCTCGGGGTCCCGCTGTTCGTCGTGACCATGGCGTCGCAGAACCTGCCGGGCGTCGCGGTGCTCGCGAGCTTCGGCTACGAGACGCCATGGCGGGCCGCGATGACGACGACCGCGGCGGCCACGCTCGTGAGCGCCCCGTTCGGCGGGCACGCCGTGAACCTCGCGGCGCTGTCGGCCGCGCTCTCCGCGGCGCCCTCGGCGCATCCGGATCCCGACGAGCGCTGGCGCGCGGCGAGCACGGCCGGGTGGACCAACCTCGTGCTCGGGCTGGCGTCGGCGGCGCTCGCGGCCGTGATCGTGGCGGGTCCGGCCGGCGTCGTCGCGGCCGCTGCCGGGCTCGCGCTCGCGCCGTCGCTCGCGTCGAGCCTGGCGTCCGCGATGCGGGAGCCGGGGGCGCACCTGCCCGCGATCGCGACGTTCGTGGTGGCGGCCTCCGGGATCACGGTCGGCGGCCTGGGCGCCGCGTTCTGCGCGCTCGTCGTCGGCGTGCTCGTGCACCTCGCGCTCCGGACGCGCGCGACCCCGCGTGACAGACTCGATCGACACGAGGAGCGCGACGCCGCATGAGCCACGACACCACCCCCGCATCGACGGGAGCCGACGCCGCCGTCGCGCCCCGCGACCCCGAGCTGCAGAGCACGACCTGGACGCTGGTGCTCGCCCTGAGCGCCGAGCAGGTGTCGGGCGACGGCACGAGGTCCGCCCGCCTCGCCGAGGCGCAGGCCGCGTTCGAGCGCCTGCTGCCCGCCGACCACGTCGTCGTGCGCTGGACCCGCGAGGTCGGCCGCATGATGACCGAGGAGGCGCGCCTCTGGACCCGGTGGGAGCTGTTCACGCCCACGGTCGCGACGCCGCTGAAGCTGTGGTCGGAGGGGTACGTCGACGAGACGTGGTTCGCCGAGCGGCTCGAGGACGACCCGTTCGTGCCCGTCGTGATGAAGGCGCCCGAGGGCCAGGCGGGGGTCGGCTCATGAAGGTCCTCGTCACCGGATCCCGCGGCAAGGTCGGCCGCGCCGCCGTCGAGGCGCTCGTCGCCGCTGGCCACGACGTCACGGGCGTCGACCTCGTGCGCCCCGTCTTCGACGCCGGCGTCGTCGTGCCGGGCCGCTACGTGATGGCCGACCTCACCGACGCCGGATCCGCGTTCGCGCTCGTCGCCGGCACGGACGCCGTCGTCCACGTCGCGGCGATCCCGCAGCCCACCGGCAACCCCGCGCACGTCGTGCTGCAGACGAACCTCATGTCGACGTTCCACATGATCGAGGCCGCCGTGCGCTTCGGGGTGCCGCGCTTCGTCAACATCTCGAGCGAGAGCATCGTCGGCAACTTCTTCCCCGAGCGGCCGTTCCTGCCCGACTACGCGCCCGTGGACGAGGAGCACCCGCTCCGCCCGCAGGATCCGTACGCGCTCTCCAAGGCCTTCGGCGAGCAGCTGATGGACGCGGCCGTGCGCCGCTCCGACATCCGCGTGATCTCGCTCCGCCCGAGCACCGTGCACAACGACGAGAACTACGCGTCGAACCTCGGGAAGCAGGTGCGCGACGCGTCCGTGCTCACGGCGAACCTCTGGAGCTACATCGACGCGGACGACCTGGCCGACGCGATCGTGCTGTCGGTCGCCTCCGACCTGCCCGGCCACGAGGTGTTCTACATCGCGGCCGCCGACAACGCGGGCGGGCACGACTTC from Clavibacter michiganensis subsp. insidiosus harbors:
- a CDS encoding MFS transporter; this translates as MDRPRPPGRRTTIQEHQISHARTPENAPPSTPAAASAAGTAPVGPAAPAAPAAPSARNKWILLAVVALAQLMVVLDGTIVNIALPAAQRDLGMTDADRTWVVTVYALAFGSLLLLGGRIADYWGRKRSFLLGMVGFAAASALGGVAVSSEMLLLARGLQGVFAALLAPAALALLSVTFPSGPDRVKAFAVYGTIAGSGAAVGLLLGGVLTEYLSWHWCLLVNVPIAIVAIVAGIPLVKESRADGDRSYDVPGALLVTLGLASIVYGFSRAENGWGEPDTIGFLALGVGIMVAFVWWESRARNPLLPLRVVADRTRGGAYLTSVMVGAALLGGLLYLTLHFQIVLGMSPLISGLASLPMAASIMLTAPQVARLLPRVGPRVLMTVGPLIAAAGLLWFSRVTVDGAYVVQVLPGQILLGIGLACVFVPMQNVALSGIEPRDAGVAGAALTGTQQIGGSIGTAVFTALFASAVTASVTDGVANPLQQQVDGYHVVFLAAAIGVACAAIISWSMVRVPLERFREGASTEAVGMH
- a CDS encoding TetR family transcriptional regulator is translated as MAETTGSARSTDEKQDDVRHRILLAAREEFAAHGLAGARVDRIARSGRASKERLYAHFTDKESLFHAVLKLNGIEFFSAVTLDPADLPGFVGQLFDHAYEHPQHRRMLAWARLDGLELDVPHSATSPSAKVQAVRRGQEEGHIDPSWDPQRLLTMLFALAQAWVQSPYPAMHQDSPRARAADRAAVVEAARRIIAPAGR
- a CDS encoding TIGR02611 family protein, with protein sequence MSDTLTREYEAGSSHAHPLRRFLRRCRAWIELHPKARWLYRILVGMLGVGIVLVGVVLIPLPGPGWLIVFLGIAVLGTEFPAAHRVNVFLKRQLRRFWDAWRRWRASRAERRAARTTR
- a CDS encoding alkene reductase, producing MKLFSPVALGALELPNRVAMAPLTRMRADEHGVPGDLIVEHYRQRASTGLIVTEGVFTSERSKAYPGQPGIVTDEQIAGWRRVTDAVHEADGRIVMQLMHGGRVSHEDITGGLPLLAPSAIAIQGEVHVPTGKKPYPVPSEPETDEVPLIVDELTVAARNAVDAGFDGVEIHSANGYLLHEFLSPVSNVRTDAYGGSPENRAKLGIDVAHAVSREIGAERVGIRISPSHNIQDVLEEDADETRATYEALLSGIAPLGLAYVSILHAEPAGELVQGLRKTFGGPLMINSGFGVQTEYDEAVQLVDEGTADVVAVGRMVIANPDLVERWESGAPTNEPNPATFYGPGAEGYTDYPALAAS
- a CDS encoding RDD family protein translates to MSDAHDDGRPDAGQGRPREQGGAADPQDATAYGPASPATDDGHPEPAYPAGSFPGAAYPGGPYPVGPYPAMHPGAVPPPGSGMVLVPHAMRPLPEHIDPGWRLAGVGRRAAGRILDQVVFGLVGGVSAGAFIVPLQGIARQCIYDQQLFGQAAEDVMDTYFGGAVLGLFISLLAYLLIATWWLGWKGSTPGKAMVGIRVQRFSEPGMLGFGRALLRGVVQNAFALGWLFTIWLPYASVGWDPRHLLRGWHDLAADDVVLARRTEAPASY
- a CDS encoding SRPBCC family protein, which gives rise to MPRVIETVDVNVPVSTAYNQWTQFESFPNFLSYVESITQVTDTLTEWKVKIGGIERTFEANITEQHPDERVAWNSTGGDEDHAGVVTFHKLSDTETRVTVQLDWEAKGLVEKVGAAIGVDDHVIKADLKNFKEFIEKRGSEDGAWRGDVQA
- a CDS encoding SGNH/GDSL hydrolase family protein — protein: MTGRVRRFAQAVARPAIFVQYVALRTGLQGMVFPRDAASGVVPGDFPQRVLVIGEATAVGMGVLSHELGMAGHFSRQLARRTGRGVEWATRPFSDLTIHTASGTVRDRALLEGIDVVLLMVGVGDSIRLTPQRVWRRLLCAAIEDLTRGLPEGARVLIPEVPPLNESVGIPVAWRAIAARHARLLNRITAEIVASRPEVDAVPFPGESVMDLGEPDAAQASRVYASWSRAFVHRMLGPSRAVEA
- a CDS encoding M23 family metallopeptidase, translated to MLAASGLLLGLGVPSAQAAEEYPTWSEVQAARSSEQATADQVTRITSLISGLSAEVEAATALALQRADEHAAAVDALDEATGELEALESKAARAQADADEAKRQVGQLVAQLARSGGGGDVSLRLFTSGGEDADALLARMGTATKLADRQDTAFTAAVTSARTAASLGKQASVAKEALAALAADAEAKLQEASAAQARADQALAEQEARSSELQAQLTTLRDSRISVEEGFAIGERKRQEAAAAEARRQADARAAAAAAAAAANAAARPPANAPRPPSSGGQPSASGWTMPIRSYGSYQSYGMRLHPIAKVWRLHAGDDFGAGCGTPIYATASGTVQFAGASSGFGNAITLNHGGGVTSVYGHLYSSGVMVRTGQSVQAGQQIGAVGNAGYSTGCHLHFEIRQGGVATSPMPFLRNRGV
- a CDS encoding benzoate/H(+) symporter BenE family transporter; the protein is MTAIEAPGGRAQARGAGIVTAVVGFAGTSAVVLTGLTAVGASPSQAASGLLALCVTQGLGTVLLAHRFRRPITLAWSTPGAALLIGSGAVEGGWAAAVGAFLVCGILVLATALWPLLGRLVRLIPASVAAAMLAGVLLPLCVATVTGAVATPLVVLPVVLAWLAAARFAPRWAAPTALAAALAVVGFTLAVAGPAPGSSLDLAHLVPRIELTAPVFTVAAAVALGVPLFVVTMASQNLPGVAVLASFGYETPWRAAMTTTAAATLVSAPFGGHAVNLAALSAALSAAPSAHPDPDERWRAASTAGWTNLVLGLASAALAAVIVAGPAGVVAAAAGLALAPSLASSLASAMREPGAHLPAIATFVVAASGITVGGLGAAFCALVVGVLVHLALRTRATPRDRLDRHEERDAA
- a CDS encoding NAD-dependent epimerase/dehydratase family protein, coding for MKVLVTGSRGKVGRAAVEALVAAGHDVTGVDLVRPVFDAGVVVPGRYVMADLTDAGSAFALVAGTDAVVHVAAIPQPTGNPAHVVLQTNLMSTFHMIEAAVRFGVPRFVNISSESIVGNFFPERPFLPDYAPVDEEHPLRPQDPYALSKAFGEQLMDAAVRRSDIRVISLRPSTVHNDENYASNLGKQVRDASVLTANLWSYIDADDLADAIVLSVASDLPGHEVFYIAAADNAGGHDFAAELRRHYGDAIELRAIERVDSSGISTAKARRLLGWEPTRSWRDHLDADGNALPR